A region of the Labeo rohita strain BAU-BD-2019 chromosome 5, IGBB_LRoh.1.0, whole genome shotgun sequence genome:
AGGAAACAATGTAATTACACCAATTTGCATGTGTTAATTGGATTAATTAGTGAATTGAAGAAAGAAGGGGGGGAAAAACTACATGCATGTCCTCGCAGACAAGGGCTTCTCGAAATCAgtgcacttaaaaataaagtttctccTTCCTTTACAAGTTGGCAAAACCTTGTGGTGGAGCTCTGATTTGAGAAACCGTTAATTGGCTTTTGAATATGTCAGACTAATTAGAAATGCACAGTTGAAGCATGATCCGTTTGAATGCAAAGAGCTACTCGAATGGCCAAgggagtttttattttatttttgagattCGCTATCCCCTCCTCTCACTTATCAAGATTGGGAGATAATTGCAATTAGGATCATTTGCATAAGTTAATGAATTTCTCTTCTACTTTCCTTAATGATCTCAGGCCAGAGAATATTTATGGAGCACCGAATCTAAAGTACATGGACTCAAGATGTCAGAATGCATGGGACGCCAGCTTGGCTTTATGAGAACCTTTAAATGAATTCAGTTGGTTAAACGATACAACAGATGTGACGATCTGAATGCAAAAACATTATACTGTAAACATTCACTATAATGCGTTTACCACAGAGCAGCTTTCATTTCCTGATTTATGTGTGCTCTGACAGTGATACATGTGAAATCAttgtggttatttatttatttatttacgtttGTGATGCCACAAACCCCCAAATATGATCCcacgagtttacatctcgcaattctgactttttttcttagaattctgagatttaaacttgcaattctgagaaattaagtcagaattgtgagataaaaactcaccattgtgacttttctcagaattgtgagtttaaatcttaattgtgagatataaactcacaattgcaagttataaagttcaattctgagcagaaaaaaagactgacaagtttatatctcgcaattctgaccttttctcagaattgagtttaaattttaattgtgagatatgaacttgcaattacaagtaATATAGtcctgatatgttctcagaattgcgagtctgtatctcccaattctgacttaactcacaattcggagaaatgcgactatttctcagaattacctggcaattctgaggaaaaaaagtcagaatattgagtttgtatcacgcaattttgagaaaaagagccaaaattaagataaagtcacaattaccttttcttttttttaatcagtggcggaaatgggcttccataacaaagaactacataaactgtgaaaaaaaaacaacttacaaATCTTAAATTGTTATCCTCTTGTAACTTTTATCTGCCCACCAAGAGAgtaccatacagtcattgcaaaaaataaacaaagtttatattttacattaacataATGATTAGATGATCTTAtcgtaaatattttattctatcaacaaatgtgattaaaaaaaataagtgttttgcACTGTGATGACAAAACAACTGGCTGTGCCCAGTACATATCTGTTTAAAACTAcgtaacatttaataatataaaggaAAACACACTAAATATAGTTTATTTCAGTGTGATCTAACCCAGCACTTTTAAGATTCCACAAACACACATCGAATTCTTCAATGTGAAAAGTCACAGCTGGCTTTTACACCCCCtacccaacacacacacacagcataaTGAGGCATGCTTGGCTTCCATTTTTCTCATAAGAAACGCAAAGGGAaaggaacattttttattaatcgtAAAAGTAAATTGGAAACGAACACCTTGTGATTGCAGGCCAAAGGTAgttgaaaaaaagagagatgggTTTAATTagctaattaaataaacaagataTGGGGGAGTTTAATGCCAAAAAGCAATTACCAGGAATGCCATAATGAGAAAACTTCTCAAACCTCAGCAAATCAGATCAGAAAAAGGCAGATTTTGAAGAAGTAAATGAAATCTTGAGAGGAGggccaaaaaaaatgaaagaaaagggCGGGAATATAGTGGTAATTTCTGTAGCGACGTTCACAGAGATGCACAAGACCTCCCTTTAGCAAGATTGAAATCACGGCAGGAGAAAGAGAAAGTGCCAGCTCAAATGCCTTTCATTACTCTCTATAATGATGCAGATGCAAGAGTTTATGTTGAAATCTGGAAGGTAATGAACCATGTTTTTGGCCAAGGACTATTGGAGAGCCGTCTTGACTTCCAATGAGTTTCAAGCCAAAACCATCAAATGTTGATGTACGCTGAGCAGAGATGTCAAGACTGCATATGTGATGGTTATAGTTATTTAAttaagtactttttttcttttacagatatcTTATCTTTGAACGTTCCTCCATTTGAACAGAGGACACAAGGAAACAGGTCAACCATTGAACACGATACAACAGCACatgaaatatatacaatttttaccCTCCATCTCTCTCACTCTCCCAAAAGTCTTGGCAGACACTGAATAGCAGTCTCTATTAGAGAATATGCATACAgacatataatttattctaccaaaccatggaaaaaaaaacatgctgtttCCTCTGGAGACTACgactctttcaaaaaaagagcGCTTCATACGTCAAACTCGAATAGACAAAACAATACATGTTCACGTATCTGTACTGTGCATGTGTATGATTACTCGCTAATAGGAAGTAAATGACAAAGGAGGAAAAACTggacataaaaatgtttttaggcaccAAAGACGACAAAACGCTTTcaaaaaagacagaataaaCTTACACAAAGTGAAAAGGGACTTTAAGCAAAAGGCAACCACCACTGAAACGAAACAGTGAGTTTTAACAGTCTTTTGATCAATGGATGTCGTTTTGTGGGTGAGAAGTGATATCTATTATAGTCCGTAGACCTCCGCAGTCCGAAATGTCAGGTAACGTCCACAACGTTCCTTGAGAAACTTCTCAAAAGGAAACAAAATCATGTTGAGCTTTAAATAAGCTGCTCTTTAATAGAGTCTAAGGCTTTCAGGGTCGGGCCATCCCAGCCATAACCAGATAGACCACATATGAGTGCATATGATCATTTTCAGATTCTGTGGCTTTCTTCAATTTGATTATGTTTCCCTCGTTAGGGGTGATTGTCTCGCAAGTGACTCACAGTACTTGCGTAGTTCTGAATTCTTCTAAGGTGGCTGGATGCACGAAGGTGGAGTGGAAGATCTTGGGTGTGGGTGGACATTCACAATGATATATTGGAGGGAAGATGTGAGGAAAAATATGAAGAGAAGGCACACCGCAAATTATAAATTCATGTTTTCTCAGCACACCTGTGTGAAAAGATCAAATAGCCAATCAGTTAGCAATCTctcttaatttttattgtacGTTTCTCTATCATTCAATACAAATTTACACCATTTGCtgaaaggattagttcatttccagaaagaaaatttcctgacaatttactcacccccttgtgatccaatatgttcatgtttttgtcttcagtcgcaaagaaattaaggtttttgaggaaaacattccaggatttttctccatatagtagacttcaatggtggccaatgggtagAAGGTCAAAATTGAAGTTTCGTgaaggctctacacgatcccagtcgaggaacaagggtcttatctaatgaaacgacaggtcattttctaaaaaaaaaaaaaatttaatttatatactttttaaccacaaatactcatCTTACTAGCTCTGCAGTGTGTGTGCAcatcttcacacattacgtaatcacgttaaAAAGGTCACAtgcggttagttcttcgtctgtgtactttggttcaaaaaagtAGGGCAGGCCAAAAAATTCCATCTTATGTTCACCTCCAACTGCAAAATCAtttgacatcattgttttacctttttttgtaaagcaagtttgactttctttgcacgttcgctttatAAACaatgggtcagtacttctgcctacatcacgcatgacctttccaacatgatttcgtaatgtgtgaggtcgagctattgcaagacgagcatttgtagaaaatgaccaatcgttttgctagataagacccttattcctcgcctgggatcgtgtagagccctttgacactgcactgaaactgcaatttggaccttcaacccaccgTCCACCATTATTAAGAAaaaccctggaatgttttcctcaaaaaccttaacttcttttcaacagaaaaaaaagaaatagatcttggatgacatgggtgtcagttatcaggaaattttaattctggaagtgaacttatcctttaagtAACTTAAAGTTACAGCTTTAAATGCAAGTTGAGAAATATCATTGACACTAATTGGTTTGCACAAAGATTTCTAATCAATTCGCAGTGTTTATATCATACCTTTTGGTCAGGTAGGAGGGTGTTGCTCTGCAGGGGGGTTAGGTGACTACTGAGCAAAGCTCCACCTGGTCGGTCATGTTCACAAAAGATGGTGCCGTTGACGTAGTGAAATCGGTCACCAGGCACCAAACGATTTCGACATGTGGCACAAGTGAAACACTGTggagagaagaaaaacaaaacaaaaagttatttCGGAGGAACTCTGGTGTGTCATAAAACAAAACGTTTGAACGATTACAAAATGATTGAAGTTGAAATGAAATAGAAGTAGCAAGATCTTCTCTTGTATTGTTAGAAATGAGAATAAATAcgtacatacataaacatatatatatacatacatatacatatacatatatacatatacatatatatatatatatatatatatatatatatatatatatatatatatatatatatatatatatatatatacatatagctTTCCTCAtacatgtgtttttatatatatatatatatatatatatatatatatatatatatatatatatacatgtatgagGAAAgctatatgtgtatatatatatatttcttctatgtatgtatatttcttCGGAtaaaaaagagggaaaaaagagGGAGCCGAGGAACTACACATATGGTACATTTGCattctttgaaaaaaatctattacaCTTCAAGCTCACATTTCTTCAGACACTCACAAATTAGAAATTTTGTCAGGATGTAGTTACCCAATTTTGCAAACTTATGCAAACATGGACCACTGGGAAACCAAACCGATCCACTCAGCCTAATCAGGGAATGGTTTCCTTTTCCAATCAAATATTATTAAGACAGGTTGACACCTACAGCACTATAATTAAGAAGGAATGTGTGGCGCAGTTGGGAAAACGGTTAGTTGATGAGTTTCGGTAGGCGTCTCTTGAGACTATGCTGCTATCAGTGTTCAGTAAATGTAAGACTTCAGCTGACAATTCCAAGAGAAACATATTTCCCCCAAAATAGGCTACTTCAGGCCCTTACAGATGTTTCTATTCCAACCACATAATGTGAAGTATAAACACATATGTTAATACAATAATCCTGTTCATTTTCACTCTGGAGATATGGGATGTGGGTCCAAGTCTTCGTTTTGCAAGAATCAagcatttcagacttttttcagtCTTAAGGGAGTTGCAATACAATACTCAAAAAGAAGTAAAGTTTCATAAATCTAACTATAAAGCATTGATTCAATATATTGAGCAACTCCTGCTGGCTTACATGCCAATGTCAAAAGAAATTAAGTAATTGGAATGTACAAAACAAATCCCCTCATGTTTGGGATTGGTTTAGAAATGGTAACCGTACAAGTTTCGATGTTGCGTAATTCTGTCTTTGATCTTCCCTGTGACAGACAAGTTTGACTCATCTTTTCTGATTCAACAGTGTGAAAATCCATATCAAATCAAACCACAATTTTTGAAGCTTGTCACCCTGTAGGGCAGCACAACAATTTTGTTTTCCCACCTCATGCATTTAACTCTTGCCACTCAAACTgctgcattttcaaaatgaaaggTGGGTCTGAtcaaaagattcataaaaaagaaTATGGTCTACTGTAAATAACTATAGTTCGAGTCCATGTAGTAGTAAATGTACTATCTATCCaaacatattatataataatgtaagAAACAATGCATCACTGCTGCATTACATATAAAAGAATATTCAGTATtcccatgttttctacaaaataaaaccagaaatcGAAATAATGGgccctttgtttgtcctgaaaagttaaactgctcgctgttcgtcaaaaaaatccttcatgtaTCACAagttatttggtttttcagcatttttgtgtatttgaaccctttccagcaatgactgtatgattttgagatccattttttcacactgagggactcatatgcaactattacagaaggttcaaacactcactgatgctccagaaggaaaaacgatgcattaagacccaggggtgaaaacttttgaacagaatgaagacgtgtacatttttcttcatatttcttcatttagtactgctcttcagaagctacagaaggtacttacatgtttcccagaaggcaaaataagttacacttaccctgatcttcaaattcaaaaagtatttaCCCCCCCCCCCCAGCTCTGAATGCATCatatttccttctgaagcatcagcttttgaaccttctgtaatagctgcattgagtccctcagttgtcctcagtgtgaaagggttcaaataaaaaaaaaaaaaaatgctgataaaccaaagaatttgtgggacgtaaaggatttttctgaagaacagcaagcagtttaattgttcaggacaaactatcactaaacaaaaataaataaaaacacagcagtggatcattcaggtaacaacacagtattaagaatcaagtgtatgtaaacttttgaacagggtcgtttttttataaattaaactattatcttctcttgtggactatatgtaaatgtctttcatgtaaaatattttattcaggtcagtactaaaaaaaaaaataacgagcattttgtatgattccttttatttagattctgcaaggtttatgtaaacttttgacctcttGAACTGTTTGTCACCAGAGAAAAAGTCTTTCcaccaagtttttttttgtttgtttgtttgtttgtttgttttaaatactgacagTGCATTAGTGTTAGCTAACAGACTATGGCTCACCTTTAGATGGTAGACGTTGCCCTGGGCCCTCATGACCATCTCACTGGCAGGGATAGACTGTCCACATGCACTGCAGGCTCCACTGTGACCAAACAACCTGCACAGACAATGATTGATTAATtatctaataatatttaaagagtTACAAGAGATCAGTTGAAAGTCAACACATTTTAAGatccaaaatgcatgtttctttaaGTGCCATTCTCATTTGAGGGATAAAACGGTTTCCCATATTGCAAAACAACACACAAATCACCCTGAAAATAAATCGTCTGCCACTGATCCACTTCTTTTCCCTCCACAATTGAggaaattcatttttatatccGTAGCTTGAAGTTGGAGTGCTTTgcaatgtgtgtttgtgagtgtgtggcTTGGATGGCAGGGCACCAAAGCCCCTCTAGCCCTAGACTGCAGCCTATCAGCTAATCTGGAGTGGCAGTGTAATTGGTGGCAATGGGTGGGGGGTGGCTATAGGAGCCTCTGATCCACCCTTGGCTCCTAATTAGGGTGCACTTGATTACTCTGCTGCCTGAGCTTGAGGTTGTTATGAGCAATTTTAGGAGAACACTCAAATGAGTTCAAGTCGTGCTCTTGATgagctgaaagaaaaaaaaagcatctacACGCTCTGTCATATAGAGATAAAACCCAGATGCACACAAACAACATGCAACATACACGCATTCCACTCGCACACATGCGCACAAACAACTTGTTTTCATTCAGAACACCTGGATTCACCGTGTCACAGTCATGTTTCAGTAGGAAACATTTCTTCCGCTCCCTCTCTGGGGTCTTTATTGTGACGGTAACCAGACCAGTTTGGCAGCTAATTCTCACCGCCTCACTTTCTCCTCTTCCCCctgccctctctctctctctctcttctctctcaaCCCCTCCTCCGCTATCACTGTCCCAGCTCTGACTGCTCGCAGTAATGAATTTTTGATCTTAATCCAAACAGTAATTTAATAAGAGACGGCAGAAAGGAGCCCTGTTCTCCCTAATTAATGCACCCTACTTTTATCAGACCTCAGGCTCCACGCTGTGTCATTTGGTAATGAAGCTCTGCCCTTTTGATTAGCtgtattatacatatttaatacacTGCAGATTGAGTACACCTTACATGCACTCTTAAAGGAAATATCCATAAGACCACCCTTGACACGGATAACATGTTTGCTCAATTACAATGCTGTAAGAGATGTCCTTTACTAAAAAGTAGTTCTTTCTCACTTGAGTTGTTATCGAACCCAAAGTTAAACAACTGATCATAGGTTGCTAGTCATTGCACAGTTCTTTAATGAGACTggtcaaaaataaatagaatacaatatatatgatattgcattataatgtaacaacaacaataacaacaacattttttcactAGTTGAGCCAGCCCCATatcttaaaatgtgttttaattttatatacaagtagtaataaataataatactaagaaaaacacaataaatattaactattataatattaataatttaatatatttaaatacatttacaattaatattaataattaatttatttaattaaaaataatttgaaatgtatataatggatataatataatcaatataaaactagcattactaaaataaataataataataatattcatcatcatcatttatgTTGCGCATATATGTGATTattcaaattttatatttattaccagttcagtcagtcagacgttctaaattatttttaacattatgtacactaccattcaaaagtttctgaacagcaagatttttttaaaaaagtgtcttctgctcaccaagtctgcatttatttaatccaaaatacagcaaaaacagtaaaatttaaatattttttgaaatactatttaaaataactgtttctatttgaatatattttaaaatgtaatttattcctgagatttcaaagctgaatttttagtatcattactccagtcacatggtcctttagaaatcattccaatattttgatttgctgctcaaaaaaactattattattattattattattattattattattatgttgaaaacagcagagtagaatgttttcaggtttcttttatgaatagaaagtttagaagaacaacatttatctgaaatagaaatcttttgtaacattataaatgtcttacaTGTCCCTCCTCTTTCTAtccaatcctgaaaaaaatgtcaactgttttaaatattgatgataataataataataataattataaaaaaaaaaatgtttcttgaacagtctcttgaaaactggagtaatgatgctgaaaatggcTTTCAATCaaatagctttgatcacagtaataaattacatttaaaaatatattcaaatagaaaacagttattttaaatagtaaaaatatttcaaaattttgctgtttttctgtactttgaaaatgtctttaataggtctttaaaaaaaagtaaaatcttacgtatattataatacaataagtAATACAAATGATAAtctgaatatatacatattaataattatttcttaatttaatatttatataaattgcatatacgttaatataattcatattaattaacaaatataataatgtatacaatatattatcctaaaacattaaatgttcGTCATTTGCTTTAAACTCAATCTGTACGTTATCTTACAATTTACTATGATAGCTATTCTGTATCTgcagtaaatatttcaaatatggCAGGGCTGCACAGTTTCTTTTTGATTTTGGGATCTATAAGATTATTTGACTTTTCAGCAGGCATCTCTGGCACTTTAACagcaatcaaaaaaaaaaacaaaaaaaaaaaaaaagcccatctGTGTGGCAATGCCAAATAGTCAGACATCCCTGGTTGAGGTCCAAACAGACCAGTGTGGGTCTAACAGGCAACAATGCCGTGCCGTCATGGACCAATGCATCACTGCACACATCCAAACACACAGAGGTCAATTTCAAAGCCTCGGCGATTATAAACAAATCTAATCTCCTCACCTCTGGAGCCTTCAGCTCAAAATATACAAGGGAATAGAAGCCAAATTCAATCAAAGAGCTATGTAATCATCATACAGACATACGAGCAATCATAGACCCTAGCAAAAAACCGCCAGAAAAATAAACGAACGATTTTTAGGGTTTGCAAAACAAGGTTATGGTTGTTTTGTAGACCGGTCAAAATTTGAGTCGACTTCTAATTTGATCACCGACTGTGTGGTTAAACAGTACAGCTCAAATCTAAAGTGGTGCACGGCACATGAAAACCATGTGGGGAGTCTTTGAGGAATATGGCTGCTCCAGATGCCATGTTACATGCACCCACACACTTCCTGTCATGATCGCTGAACTTTTCTTGTCCTTTTCATGTAGAGTTTATGCAGTAACATGCATTTCAATGTGTGGTCTCGGAAAAGATGTCTAATATCAGTACAACAGACAATGCTCTGCATTCATCCCAACAAAATCTGCTAATTTCAGataaaattgtttttcacaAATAGACAAATTAACATTTGGTTTGCTCATTTAGATTTGTGTTaaatcaaaaattttaattttggtcaaaacaaataataaactgaaaaacaagCTGCTTTTCATGCAAGATTTAGTGTGTAGTGTGTagtttatcagttttttttctttttagtaggGATGGGCGATGACTCATCGTTTGCGATATACCTGTAAAAATTTTCCCCACGATAAGAACGTCTTCACGCGATAATAACGATGCAGTAGCATGTGTGCgatgtttacaaacctgttgtctaacaaaaatataatttattgacatgctttttctacaaattaacttcataacatagtcGAGCgtttgaaataaccttttgtgaTCAGACGTGGTTTCATATTATAGAATGAGGTtgaaatcatactattttatagtattataaaagcTGATTAtatgtcgattagcattgcattataaatataatttaaaaaaaataccagagaatgcttgaagaacacagacaaaccatatattgtagcaATCATATGTTTATTGTCAAGTTTCCTCGGTTAAATTTT
Encoded here:
- the lmo4a gene encoding LIM domain transcription factor LMO4a isoform X1; this translates as MVNSRVESTAVAVTGGSGGAVRSCAGCGGRISDRFLLFSMDRYWHTRCLKCSCCQAQLGEIGSTCFSKGGMILCRNDYIRLFGHSGACSACGQSIPASEMVMRAQGNVYHLKCFTCATCRNRLVPGDRFHYVNGTIFCEHDRPGGALLSSHLTPLQSNTLLPDQKVC
- the lmo4a gene encoding LIM domain transcription factor LMO4a isoform X2; this encodes MVNSRVESTAVAVTGGSGGAVRSCAGCGGRISDRFLLFSMDRYWHTRCLKCSCCQAQLGEIGSTCFSKGGMILCRNDYIRLFGHSGACSACGQSIPASEMVMRAQGNVYHLKCFTCATCRNRLVPGDRFHYVNGTIFCEHDRPGGALLSSHLTPLQSNTLLPDQKV